A genomic segment from Cuculus canorus isolate bCucCan1 chromosome 20, bCucCan1.pri, whole genome shotgun sequence encodes:
- the AKAP1 gene encoding A-kinase anchor protein 1, mitochondrial, whose protein sequence is MALRFRDVMIYAVPGAVGLLGCWWIYSHRKRHASYHDKQAIDTEEQQEVLENDSSPKPAVCVPRRLHLLSEEECPENETSTYLLSAGSMTPSLLCQSHGRLDLSQDLPDLSAMTIHPSTLEDDSEKLETVGFQDESGFPACVSLPLISKSTECDSSAAVSLVLDSSSSANQDQWPSESVTLTQKSLGIMEISNAEQSDDSSLKPPKESQMPEMVLSGTGSVTAVSLGLEKKAHAPQAFLDNEVVSSHKDSAVSTLPDSLESVCLEQTRDEKSESIAGTVPVCHEEDTQPKGDELEREKIGGLCLDKEEVGKIEQVAIHIISKVILAATEEVLSGSVSDVSTRICQAAASRVERPLVLASVSSDQMLAEEATIANENIAAQSDAAVLTHPQTKERDQSVTGSGCLTHGCLSITLQGDTGDCGVKNRVCSEGVLSGLLSDVSTRACQAAASCVETPLEAASILSSDQVLVEKATVVNENIAAQSDAAVLTSLQTEERDQCVADSSCLTHDRLSGLVQGGTKDCGMKNVVCSESQGVDWTHVENHGGSLEKSPLVMEDSGYSTYTSECGTSVEDPLPNTMLSGTSGQHSDSLSISATQDTFAEQSSVPSDKTSALKLPEDSIVPYSNGVLKEDGPDLCSECTKAVGMDGDHLEGSDVNRMDFVDSGCAMRKTMTHQNSKLRGQSSKSDVIIWEIEVPKDLVGRLIGRQGRFMSFLRQASGAKIYVSTLPYFRDSQVCHIEGSPQQVDKVLNLIGQKFKELSLSNIYGLPPPAPLTLHSLLMTAWLFLPDGVTVEVVVAHQINAGHMFLQQHTHPTFHVLRSLDQQMYACYSQPEIPTLLTPVEVGIICAAPGLDGAWLRAQVVNYFEETNEVELRYVDYGGYEKVKIDTLRQIRSDFLTLPFQGAEVLLDNVMPLPDEDHFSSEADAAVSEMTRGAVLVAQVTNYDSATGLPMIHLWNLTGDEVVSVNRTLVERGLARWLDY, encoded by the exons ATGGCTTTACGCTTCCGTGATGTTATGATCTATGCCGTACCTGGAGCAGTGGGACTTCTTGGCTGCTGGTGGATCTATTCCCATAGAAAAAGGCATGCAAGCTATCATGACAAACAAGCAATAGAcactgaagagcagcaggaagTGCTAGAGAATGATTCATCACCCAAGCCAGCAGTATGTGTTCCTCGAAGACTGCATCTCTTGTCGGAAGAGGAATGCCCAGAGAATGAAACCTCGACCTACCTGCTGTCAGCAGGGTCGATGACGCCCTCTCTCCTGTGCCAGTCTCATGGGAGGCTAGATCTCTCGCAGGACCTTCCAGACCTGTCAGCAATGACAATTCACCCCAGCACCCTTGAGGACGACAGTGAAAAACTAGAAACAGTAGGATTTCAAGATGAAAGCGGTTTCCCTGCTTGTGTTTCTCTCCCTCTGATCTCAAAGAGCACAGAGTgtgacagcagtgctgcagtgagCCTTGTACTGGATTCAAGCTCTAGTGCAAACCAAGATCAGTGGCCATCAGAATCGGTGACACTGACACAAAAGTCTTTGGGGATCATGGAGATCAGCAATGCAGAGCAATCAGATGATTCTTCACTTAAGCCCCCTAAGGAAAGCCAGATGCCAGAAATGGTCCTGTCTGGTACTGGCTCTGTGACCGCTGTTTCCTTGGGACTGGAGAAAAAAGCCCATGCCCCACAAGCCTTTCTCGACAATGAAGTTGTATCAAGTCATAAGGATTCTGCAGTGAGCACGTTACCGGATAGTTTGGAGTCTGTCTGTTTGGAGCAGACCAGGGATGAAAAGTCTGAGTCAATTGCCGGTACTGTACCTGTGTGTCATGAGGAGGACACACAGCCAAAAGGAGATGAattggaaagagagaagattggAGGACTATGTTTGGACAAGGAAGAAGTTGGGAAAATCGAACAAGTAGCAATACACATCATTTCCAAGGTGATTTTGGCAGCAACTGAGGAAGTGCTGTCTGGTTCTGTAAGTGATGTGTCTACTCGGATCTGCCAGGCTGCCGCCAGCCGAGTTGAGAGACCTCTGGTGTTGGCAAGTGTTTCCTCTGATCAGATGCTTGCAGAAGAAGCTACCATAGCCAATGAGAACATTGCTGCACAGAGTGATGCTGCAGTGCTGACACACCCACAGACGAAGGAACGGGATCAGAGTGTGACAGGTTCTGGCTGTTTAACACATGGCTGTTTGTCCATCACTCTTCAAGGAGACACTGGAGACTGTGGGGTAAAGAACCGTGTGTGCAGTGAGGGAGTGCTGTCTGGCTTGCTAAGTGATGTGTCCACTCGGGCctgccaggctgctgccagctgcgTTGAGACTCCTCTGGAGGCGGCAAGCATTCTTAGCTCTGATCAGGTGCTTGTGGAGAAAGCTACTGTAGTTAATGAGAACATTGCTGCACAGAGTGATGCTGCAGTGCTGACATCCCTGCAGACAGAGGAACGGGATCAGTGTGTGGCAGATTCCAGCTGTTTAACACATGACCGTTTATCTGGCCTTGTTCAGGGAGGCACGAAGGACTGTGGGATGAAGAATGTTGTGTGCAGTGAATCCCAAGGAGTTGATTGGACTCATGTGGAAAACCATGGAGGATCCCTGGAAAAGTCACCTTTGGTTATGGAGGACTCTGGGTACAGCACATACACATCAGAATGTGGGACGAGTGTGGAGGACCCATTGCCGAATACAATGCTGTCTGGCACATCAGGCCAGCATTCGGACTCACTGAGCATATCTGCCACCCAAGACACATTTGCCGAGCAGAGCTCAGTACCAAGTGACAAAACTTCTGCTCTGAAGCTACCTGAAGACAGCATAGTGCCATACAGCAATGGAGTACTGAAAGAGGATGGTCCAGACTTGTGTAGTGAGTGTACCAAGGCAgtagggatggatggagatcacTTGGAAG GTTCGGATGTAAATAGAATGGATTTTGTGGACAGCGGCTGTGCTATGAGGAAGACAATGACTCACCAGAACTCTAAGCTAAGAGGACAATCCAGCAAGTCTGACGTCATTATCTGGGAAATAGAGGTCCCAAAG GACTTAGTTGGCCGTTTGATTGGCAGACAAGGAAGATTTATGAGTTTCCTGAGGCAAGCGTCTGGTGCCAAAATTTATGTCTCAACACTACCTTATTTCCGTGACTCCCAAGTCTGCCACATCGAAG GCTCCCCACAGCAAGTAGACAAAGTACTGAACCTGATTGGCCAGAAGTTCAAAGAGCTGTCTCTCAGTAACATCTATGGTCTACCTCCACCAGCTCCGCTAACGCTTCATTCCCTCCTAATGACTGCCTGG CTGTTCCTCCCAGATGGAGTCACCGTAGAGGTGGTCGTGGCACACCAGATCAATGCAGGGCAcatgtttctgcagcagcataCGCACCCCACTTTCCATGTCCTGCGCAGCCTGGACCAGCAGATGTATGCCTGCTATTCTCAACCTGAAATCCCAACACTACTGACTCCGGTAGAAG TTGGTATTATCTGTGCAGCCCCAGGCCTGGATGGGGCATGGTTACGGGCTCAAGTTGTTAACTACTTTGAAGAGACCAATGAGGTAGAGCTCAGATACGTGGACTATGGAGGATATGAGAAAGTGAAGATCGACACGCTCAGACAAATCAG GTCTGATTTCTTAACACTACCTTTCCAAGGAGCAGAAGTTTTACTAGACAACGTGATGCCACTTCCAG atgAGGATCACTTTTCATCTGAAGCTGACGCTGCTGTTAGTGAGATGACCAGAGGTGCAGTCCTAGTGGCGCAG gTCACAAACTATGACAGTGCGACAGGTCTGCCAATGATACACCTGTGGAACTTGACAGGAGATGAG GTGGTGTCAGTAAACAGAACTCTGGTGGAAAGAGGACTTGCTCGGTGGCTGGACTACTAG